In uncultured Fibrobacter sp., a single genomic region encodes these proteins:
- a CDS encoding glycosyltransferase, whose translation MTIVDINNFWSPSGGGVRRYHLQKMAFYEKLCEQDGNKGTLSVFIMPDSKTFTEVKSESLVIEHVKAFKFPGNWEYRFIWKLSQVEPVLAKYKPDIIEVGSPYILPTVVRRAAKHVSPESKLVGFWHADFPVTYVGRPVAKKLGVGAGTFARKEAFWYARKEFKGFDCIQASSKEAMARLRKNGLPDPRWIPLGCDIEMFSPSKRDESLVTELKAGNPERLTMFFPHRHCKEKGIDLVLGAYDILTQKLGHEPAIVFAGTGPSLPLVQEAVQKHEHIRYIGFVNSVDEMARYYASVDLGLALSGWETFGLSILESMASGNAQIGAAAGAAFEHVTESGAGTILKERTPESLAEAIVELYRSDMQSMKQKARAYAEKFSWNDCFKRQLELYRQICNRN comes from the coding sequence ATGACCATAGTCGACATAAATAACTTCTGGAGCCCATCGGGTGGCGGCGTTCGTCGCTACCACCTGCAGAAGATGGCTTTCTACGAAAAACTTTGTGAGCAAGACGGCAACAAAGGCACGCTTTCTGTCTTCATAATGCCCGATTCCAAGACATTCACCGAAGTCAAGAGCGAAAGCCTCGTCATTGAACATGTGAAGGCGTTCAAGTTCCCGGGCAACTGGGAATACCGCTTTATATGGAAACTCTCGCAAGTGGAACCCGTACTTGCCAAGTACAAGCCCGACATCATCGAAGTGGGTTCCCCCTATATTTTGCCGACGGTTGTCCGCCGCGCCGCAAAGCACGTGAGCCCCGAATCCAAATTGGTCGGCTTTTGGCATGCGGACTTCCCCGTGACCTATGTGGGTCGCCCCGTTGCAAAAAAACTTGGTGTCGGTGCAGGCACGTTCGCCCGCAAGGAGGCTTTCTGGTACGCCCGCAAGGAATTCAAAGGCTTTGACTGCATCCAGGCATCGTCCAAGGAGGCCATGGCACGCCTCCGCAAGAACGGACTGCCCGACCCACGCTGGATCCCGCTGGGTTGCGACATCGAGATGTTCTCGCCCAGCAAGCGCGATGAATCGCTCGTAACCGAACTCAAGGCCGGCAACCCCGAACGGCTCACCATGTTCTTCCCGCACAGGCACTGCAAGGAAAAGGGGATTGACCTCGTTCTGGGAGCCTACGACATCCTCACGCAAAAACTCGGCCACGAGCCTGCCATTGTATTCGCAGGCACAGGCCCTAGCCTCCCATTGGTACAAGAAGCCGTCCAGAAGCACGAGCATATCCGCTACATCGGGTTTGTAAACTCCGTTGACGAAATGGCCCGCTACTACGCCAGCGTAGACCTGGGGCTCGCCCTGTCGGGCTGGGAAACCTTCGGCCTCTCGATTTTAGAGAGCATGGCCAGCGGAAACGCCCAGATCGGTGCCGCTGCAGGCGCAGCATTCGAGCACGTGACCGAATCGGGTGCAGGCACCATCCTCAAGGAGCGCACCCCCGAATCCCTCGCCGAAGCCATTGTGGAACTTTACCGTTCCGACATGCAAAGCATGAAGCAAAAGGCCCGCGCCTACGCCGAGAAGTTCAGCTGGAACGACTGTTTCAAGCGCCAGCTGGAACTGTACAGACAAATTTGCAACAGGAATTGA
- a CDS encoding CHC2 zinc finger domain-containing protein, whose protein sequence is MLLDQEHAGLIKAKTHPRQLGIPLSRWGRNLIACCPFHAPEETSLFFYDALGYWRYRCLQCGSEGDLIEFVMRSRFNGLEEPAARAEAIDFLGTQEQEQADTFQDEHPWIREVGGEKSKVLECFVRYCHWAACKSPSSAEYLAKRGWNIGQAQLYGIGYYSGDPEPFASYCLLSGVERHQIRFYLDNLEAYHEPRITIPARNSKGLIHSVFGRLIDDNMHSHAYVSYASGPCDIPFNIQPENEKPIIVEGFFDALTADLAGIPGVVSTMYQEVTQSHLLKLKACGAEIVTLILRREPNRRTQEYRVQRYLKMAEEIGLRFKSIILPKDETVDQVVRKNGADELLSLIAHTEEDTIHTHRRSMLLQDIKENFDTAMGCPPDVNVGYTLSSFPRLAKEIDGVQSGCFYVSAEPFGLKTTFLSSLALDLIKSNPKLKLIYIALETPRRQIFDRLVAMMIGESVLTVRKQNTDEQVNHNILDATKELISYVRNNRLEIWEDQPSFDNTEMLSVLKDEQKEHPDLVVIIDGIDHMKIGDRPDIADIHERRSSVMLDLYKALDIPLFLGGELVQAEQGLEGPRPYLRDSDAIYWLESKGGNLFLSVNSKRLGANHIYEGYLEMDQLSNKMQEVQ, encoded by the coding sequence ATGCTCCTAGACCAAGAACACGCTGGACTGATAAAAGCCAAGACGCACCCGCGCCAGTTGGGAATCCCACTGAGCCGCTGGGGCCGCAACCTGATTGCTTGTTGCCCGTTCCATGCCCCCGAAGAGACATCGCTGTTCTTCTACGATGCGCTCGGCTACTGGCGCTACCGTTGCCTGCAATGCGGCAGCGAGGGCGACCTTATCGAATTCGTGATGCGTAGCCGTTTCAACGGCCTCGAAGAACCGGCAGCCCGCGCCGAGGCAATTGATTTCCTCGGGACGCAAGAACAGGAACAGGCCGACACGTTCCAGGACGAACACCCCTGGATTCGCGAAGTCGGCGGTGAAAAGTCCAAGGTTCTGGAATGCTTTGTCCGCTATTGCCACTGGGCGGCATGCAAAAGCCCGTCCTCGGCAGAATACCTCGCCAAGCGCGGCTGGAACATTGGCCAGGCTCAACTTTACGGCATCGGCTACTACAGTGGCGACCCGGAGCCGTTCGCCAGCTACTGCCTGCTTTCGGGAGTCGAGCGCCACCAGATCCGGTTCTACCTCGACAATTTGGAAGCCTACCACGAACCGCGCATCACCATCCCCGCACGCAATTCCAAGGGGCTCATTCATTCCGTTTTCGGTAGGCTCATCGACGACAACATGCACAGCCATGCCTACGTATCTTATGCGTCTGGCCCATGCGACATACCCTTCAACATCCAGCCCGAAAACGAGAAACCCATCATCGTAGAAGGCTTTTTTGACGCTCTCACCGCAGACCTCGCCGGTATTCCCGGAGTCGTCTCGACGATGTACCAAGAAGTCACGCAGAGCCACCTGCTCAAGCTCAAGGCCTGCGGTGCCGAAATTGTCACACTGATCCTCCGCCGCGAACCGAACCGCCGCACACAGGAATACCGCGTCCAGCGCTACCTCAAGATGGCCGAAGAAATCGGGCTCCGGTTCAAGTCCATCATCCTCCCCAAAGACGAGACCGTGGACCAGGTCGTGCGCAAGAACGGAGCAGATGAACTGCTCTCCCTCATTGCGCATACCGAAGAAGACACCATTCACACCCACCGCCGTTCGATGCTCCTCCAAGACATCAAGGAAAACTTTGACACGGCCATGGGTTGCCCGCCCGACGTGAACGTGGGCTACACGCTTTCGTCATTCCCACGGCTCGCAAAAGAAATCGACGGCGTCCAATCCGGCTGTTTCTATGTATCCGCAGAACCGTTCGGCCTCAAGACGACGTTCTTGTCGAGCCTCGCTCTCGACCTCATCAAGAGCAACCCCAAACTCAAACTCATCTATATCGCACTGGAAACACCTCGCCGCCAAATCTTTGACAGGCTCGTTGCGATGATGATTGGCGAATCCGTGCTCACCGTAAGAAAGCAGAATACCGACGAGCAGGTGAACCACAATATCTTGGACGCAACGAAAGAACTCATCTCCTACGTCCGCAACAACCGCCTGGAAATTTGGGAAGACCAACCCTCGTTCGACAACACGGAAATGCTCTCTGTCTTGAAAGACGAGCAAAAGGAACACCCCGACCTGGTCGTCATCATCGACGGCATCGACCACATGAAAATCGGCGACCGTCCGGATATTGCCGACATCCACGAACGGCGTTCTTCGGTCATGCTTGACCTCTACAAAGCGCTCGACATTCCGCTGTTCCTCGGCGGTGAACTGGTGCAGGCAGAACAAGGGCTCGAAGGTCCTAGGCCCTATCTGCGCGATTCCGATGCTATCTACTGGCTGGAATCCAAGGGCGGGAACCTCTTCCTCTCCGTCAATTCCAAGCGACTCGGAGCAAACCACATCTACGAAGGCTACCTGGAAATGGATCAGCTTTCTAACAAGATGCAAGAAGTCCAATAA
- the ruvC gene encoding crossover junction endodeoxyribonuclease RuvC, protein MVVLGIDPGSVNTGYAFVDACGSKLQVLEYGALHAPKNKSFEDRLLHIVSSLEELMDKYKPEMLGMESAFVAVNAHSALVLGHVRGAILVACKKRGMSFSEFPPSTVKQAVTGKGNASKEQVANMIYARLGIAPEKVLLDATDALAIAWTSVNPNPLSELLHSKRGSKKRRATVNEWKSLIEKMGGTCP, encoded by the coding sequence ATGGTTGTTCTTGGGATCGATCCTGGCTCCGTGAATACGGGTTACGCCTTTGTCGACGCCTGTGGCTCGAAATTGCAGGTTCTGGAATATGGTGCGCTTCATGCCCCCAAAAACAAGTCCTTCGAAGACCGCCTTCTGCATATAGTTTCTTCCTTAGAAGAACTCATGGACAAGTACAAGCCCGAAATGCTGGGCATGGAAAGTGCTTTCGTGGCCGTCAACGCCCATAGCGCTCTTGTTTTGGGCCATGTCCGCGGGGCTATTCTTGTCGCCTGTAAAAAGAGAGGCATGTCTTTTTCGGAGTTCCCGCCATCCACGGTCAAGCAGGCCGTTACGGGCAAGGGAAATGCGTCCAAGGAACAGGTGGCCAACATGATTTATGCGAGGTTGGGAATTGCTCCTGAAAAGGTCCTCCTCGATGCGACTGATGCGCTTGCTATCGCCTGGACCTCCGTTAACCCGAATCCGCTTTCTGAGTTGCTTCATTCAAAGCGCGGGTCCAAAAAACGCCGTGCGACTGTGAATGAATGGAAAAGCCTGATAGAAAAGATGGGAGGGACATGTCCATGA